TACTTTTTAAAAGCTCCAACCTTTTCAGCCATAAGTGAAGAAACAAAATAGGAGTGGCCAGTCATAATTCCTACTATGGAAGCTGCAAGAGCTCTTCCTTCTTCAGAGTCGTAAGGGTAGCCCATAACCATAAATAAAGCTGCAAGGTTTGCTATACCAAGACCGGTGGTTCTGAACATATAGGTCTTTCTTGCGATGTCTTCAGTTGGATATTGTCCCCAATGAATAGAAGCCTCTAAAACTAATTGAACTAAGCCAACTAAATGCATATAGCCTTCAAGATCAAAACTTTTGTCCTCATGTATATAAAATTTAAATACATTTATAGAAGCAAGGTTACAGGAGGAATCATCTAAAAAGGCATACTCACCACATGGATTTGTGGAGTTGATTCTATTATAGTCTGCTCCATAAACTCCATCCTCGCCAGCAGGGCAGGTGTGCCAAGCGTTAAATGTATCATCGAATTGAGGAGCGGGGTCAGCACAATGCCAAGCGGAATCGTTGAAAGCATCCCAAAGTTCTGAAACTTTTATGTTTCTATCTAATCTATTGTCTATTCTTCCTTTAAGCTCCAATTCTTCTTCAGGATTGTTATGTAGGTTTTTAACTTTTGTCATAAATTTGTCTGAGAATCTTATAGAGTTATTACTATTTTGTCCTGAAACTGTTTCATAAGCTTCTCCATCTATATCTGTATCATATCCCATTTTCCCAAGAGCTCTTACCTTATCTTCTTCCTTAGCTTTCCAGGTTATAAACTCCATTATTTCAGGATGATCAACATCGAGACAAACCATTTTGGCAGCACGTCTTGTTGTACCGCCAGATTTTATTGCTCCAGCGTTTCTGTCAAGACCTTTTAAAAAACTCATCAGCCCTGAGGATACTCCACCACCTGAAAGCTTTTCGCCCTTGGCTCTTAGCGAACTAAAGTTTGTACCTGTACCTGAGCCGCCTTTAAAAAGTTTAGTTTCTGTAACAAACTGTTCAGAAATTGAGTGATGTCCTAAAAGCTTATCTTCTATGGAAACTATAAAGCAGGCAGAAGCTTGAGTTCTTGAGTAATTATCCTCAGATTCAACTACCTTGTCTAAAACCTCATTATAGTAGAAGCTGCCTTGTTTAGAACCTTTTATATTATAAGATTGAGCTAGCCCTGTGTTGAACCACTGAGGTGAATTTGGCGCATACATCTGATTTAAAAGCCCATAAACCATCTCATCATAGAAAATGCTTCTCTCTTCTTCAGTTTCAATAATACCTTCATCTACTAACGAATCAGTCCAGAAGTTAACCATTCTATGTGCTACCATCTTCATACTGTTTTCGTATCCAAGTCCATTAGGAACTCCAGCCCTTCTAAAATATTTAGAAGCTATAATATTACAAGCATTTTGGGAATAGTGCTCAGGAAACTCCAAGTCCTTCATATCAACTATAACCTTTGAGGTTTTATAGTCCTTTAAAAATACATCAACTGTCTTCCAATTGAATAAATCGTACACAGTTTTGTTTTTATCCTTTTCTAAGTCTGCTGTATAAACTCTCTTAAACAGAGATTTTATGCTGTTTTTCATAGCTATAACCCCCGATATAAAATTATCTACATATAGTATTTTATTCTGCAAATTACCACTATATGTAGTATTACTTAAAATATTATAAAATAACTTCTATTAGAATTCAACTACTATCGTTCTACAAAATAATCACATATTAATTTGAATTTTCGGAAAAGGATAATATTTATACATTTGCCTTGAAAAATTATTCGTAAAATTATTGACTAGGGACATGCTGTGTGATATTGTTTTCTAGGTTGAATTTCTAATTGGATTTCAACGGGTAACCTAGCAGGCTGTAAGGAGAGTATTAAGGTTATCCTGTTATAATTTAATAATATCGGAGGAATGATAAATGAACAAAAACACCCACCTTAAAAAGGAGTTAGGACTAGTTATTGCTACAGCACTTGTAGTAGGAAACATGGTAGGGTCAGGAATATTTATGCTGCCTGCAACTTTAGCTAGCAGTTCGGGACCTGGGGCTACTATGATAGCATGGATATTGACAGGAATTGGATCAATATTTTTGGCACTTTCTTTTGGAAAGTTAGGTTCAAAGATACCTAAAACTGGAGGTCCATACGAGTTTTCAAAGCTTGCCTTTGGTGATTTTATGGGTTTTATGAATGCATGGCTTTACTGGAATGCGTCATGGATAGGTAATGCTGCAATTATTACTTCTGTTGCCAGTTATACTGGTAAATTATTTCCTATTATAGCTAATAATAAATTAGCTGCATTTTTATACACAAGTGCTATATTATGGATTTTCACACTAGTTAACGTTATGGGTGTTAAAAAGGCAGGAATAGCACAGACTGCGACAACAATTATTAAAGTGGTATTATTCACTATATTTGTTGCTTTGACTGCTTATCATTTTAATCCTGAATATATAAGACCAGCTTTTCCACAAGGAAAAGGTGTAGAAACTATCCCAGCTGCAGCAGCTGCAACACTGTGGGCTTTTACAGGCTTTGAGAGTGCATCTGTTACTGCAGGGGAAATTAAAAACCCTGAAAGAAACATTAAGCTTAGTACAATACTTGGAATGATAATTTCAGTAATTATTTATATGGCTATAAGCTTTTTTGCCATGGGAGCTATGCCTCAAGATGCATTGGCAAATAGTTCCTCACCGATAGTTGATATATTGGCTCAGTACCTTGGAAGCGGAGTAACTAATATTATATTAATAGTTTCAGTATTAGGAATTATGGGAACAGCAATGGGATGG
The genomic region above belongs to Clostridium swellfunianum and contains:
- a CDS encoding vitamin B12-dependent ribonucleotide reductase, whose product is MKNSIKSLFKRVYTADLEKDKNKTVYDLFNWKTVDVFLKDYKTSKVIVDMKDLEFPEHYSQNACNIIASKYFRRAGVPNGLGYENSMKMVAHRMVNFWTDSLVDEGIIETEEERSIFYDEMVYGLLNQMYAPNSPQWFNTGLAQSYNIKGSKQGSFYYNEVLDKVVESEDNYSRTQASACFIVSIEDKLLGHHSISEQFVTETKLFKGGSGTGTNFSSLRAKGEKLSGGGVSSGLMSFLKGLDRNAGAIKSGGTTRRAAKMVCLDVDHPEIMEFITWKAKEEDKVRALGKMGYDTDIDGEAYETVSGQNSNNSIRFSDKFMTKVKNLHNNPEEELELKGRIDNRLDRNIKVSELWDAFNDSAWHCADPAPQFDDTFNAWHTCPAGEDGVYGADYNRINSTNPCGEYAFLDDSSCNLASINVFKFYIHEDKSFDLEGYMHLVGLVQLVLEASIHWGQYPTEDIARKTYMFRTTGLGIANLAALFMVMGYPYDSEEGRALAASIVGIMTGHSYFVSSLMAEKVGAFKKYDVNKEYMLRVIRNHARVAGALASNYEDLNYEPVKVNHDLLNKLGLSSMSAAVKKSWKNALEYGDKYGFRNAQVSVIAPTGTISFAMDCTATSIEPFFSHIVYKKLVGGGYMTVVNPVIEMSLENLGYAKDQIDDILNFVLRKEVVKEKDYEYERILDGKIEGAPHLKKEHLAIFDTANRCGSGERYIKPMGHVKMVAAITPLISGAVSKTVNLPKNATVKDFKEVVLVSWEVGVKGITLYRDSSKAAQPLNTSLSLESDDINLDSLTYAQLLQKAKELQTDRHYSKRDKPVGIRYGTTHPAQIEDVKVYTTVNRRENGEISEIYITTDREGTIITGLLNSLSKSISVMLQYHVPPKDIAKMLRGQKYEPYGFVQKHPYIKYVSSISDLISKIIDIELGDFSRCQVKPDDYIGSTVEKSPFAQHPITNAVTEAAFTDPSKSSHSHGDSDGEKLYGVTCPNCSSTRMVRNGTCKVCLDCGSTTGCS
- a CDS encoding APC family permease; amino-acid sequence: MNKNTHLKKELGLVIATALVVGNMVGSGIFMLPATLASSSGPGATMIAWILTGIGSIFLALSFGKLGSKIPKTGGPYEFSKLAFGDFMGFMNAWLYWNASWIGNAAIITSVASYTGKLFPIIANNKLAAFLYTSAILWIFTLVNVMGVKKAGIAQTATTIIKVVLFTIFVALTAYHFNPEYIRPAFPQGKGVETIPAAAAATLWAFTGFESASVTAGEIKNPERNIKLSTILGMIISVIIYMAISFFAMGAMPQDALANSSSPIVDILAQYLGSGVTNIILIVSVLGIMGTAMGWIMSTARMSYAAGEDGVFPEIFAKVHPKYNTPHASLIIGSVLVNILLVMNYSKSMLAAFNFIMILATLAYLPVYASTAAAEIMLLVKCEGKFNLWKFIKASIVPLMGFAYATWAVYGAGAEVVMYGFLLMLFGVPFYLYVRLKDSVKMKQIRSFEEEKLSA